Proteins co-encoded in one Jeotgalibacillus malaysiensis genomic window:
- a CDS encoding thioredoxin, with the protein MKKLESIEQFNEMKNNGKHIFMFSADWCPDCRVIEPILPEVESKYPDYQFIYVDRDEFIDICADLSVFGIPSFVAFEGGTETGRFVSKDRKTQEEIEQFVEGLKVS; encoded by the coding sequence ATGAAAAAGCTTGAATCAATTGAACAGTTTAATGAAATGAAAAACAACGGGAAGCATATCTTTATGTTTTCAGCAGACTGGTGCCCGGATTGCCGGGTAATTGAACCGATTTTACCGGAAGTTGAAAGTAAGTATCCTGATTATCAGTTCATTTATGTTGATCGCGATGAGTTTATTGATATTTGTGCTGACCTGAGCGTTTTTGGTATTCCAAGCTTTGTTGCATTTGAAGGTGGAACAGAAACAGGCAGATTTGTCAGCAAAGACCGCAAGACACAGGAAGAAATCGAACAGTTTGTAGAAGGTCTGAAAGTTTCATAA
- a CDS encoding peptidase M28: MNQDTLALFKQLTELPGAPGNEHAIRKLMKQELSKYSDEIVQDGLGSIFGLKKGPEDAPVVMAAGHMDEVGFMVTGITDNGMIRFQTLGGWWSQVLLAQRVEIVTNDKKITGVIGSIPPHLLSEEKRAKPMDIKNMLIDVGADDKADAESMGILPGQQIVPVCEFTPMENKKKILAKAWDNRYGCGISIELLKELQNESLPNTLYSGATVQEEVGLRGAQTAANLIKPDIFFAMDASPANDMTGDKNEFGQLGKGTLLRILDRSMVTHRGMREFVLDTAETNNIPYQYFVSAGGTDAGRVHISNEGVPSAVVGICSRYIHTSASMIHIDDYAAAKELLVKLVKSCDQSTVETIRQGS, encoded by the coding sequence ATGAATCAGGATACACTTGCGTTATTTAAGCAATTAACAGAACTGCCTGGCGCTCCGGGTAATGAACATGCAATCAGAAAATTAATGAAGCAGGAGCTCTCAAAATACTCAGATGAAATTGTACAGGATGGACTTGGCAGTATTTTTGGACTGAAAAAGGGTCCTGAAGATGCACCAGTCGTTATGGCAGCAGGCCATATGGATGAAGTAGGATTTATGGTAACAGGTATTACGGATAATGGGATGATTCGCTTCCAGACACTTGGCGGATGGTGGAGCCAGGTATTACTCGCTCAACGCGTTGAGATTGTCACGAACGATAAGAAAATTACAGGTGTCATCGGATCAATCCCGCCTCATCTGCTAAGTGAAGAAAAGCGTGCGAAACCGATGGATATTAAAAATATGCTGATCGATGTAGGTGCAGATGATAAAGCAGATGCTGAATCAATGGGTATTTTACCTGGTCAGCAAATCGTGCCTGTATGTGAATTCACCCCGATGGAAAATAAGAAAAAGATTCTTGCTAAAGCGTGGGATAACCGTTACGGCTGCGGAATTTCAATTGAACTGTTAAAAGAGCTTCAAAATGAATCTCTTCCTAACACACTTTACAGTGGAGCAACAGTTCAGGAGGAAGTCGGCTTAAGAGGTGCACAGACTGCCGCTAATCTGATCAAGCCTGATATCTTCTTTGCTATGGATGCGAGTCCTGCAAACGATATGACAGGTGATAAAAATGAATTTGGTCAGCTTGGAAAAGGGACACTGCTCCGTATTCTTGACCGCAGTATGGTTACACACCGCGGTATGAGAGAATTTGTGCTCGATACAGCTGAGACTAATAACATTCCATATCAGTATTTTGTATCGGCAGGTGGTACAGATGCAGGCCGCGTGCACATTTCAAATGAAGGTGTACCAAGTGCCGTTGTCGGTATCTGCTCAAGATACATTCATACGTCTGCTTCAATGATTCACATCGATGACTATGCAGCAGCGAAAGAATTACTGGTGAAGCTGGTCAAGTCTTGTGATCAATCAACTGTTGAGACGATCAGACAGGGGTCATAA
- a CDS encoding tRNA-binding protein — MNVFYNESGIGEVLIIKLKDTPRHSKSFEKKGDVVQIKNNETGEVTGYNVFGQPDQEFRSEGPVEMDEKKLHKVNQMIQKSGFDHQIDADFSPKFVVGYIEEMDKHPNADKLNICQVNVGEERLQIVCGAPNVDAGQKVVVAKVGAVMPSGMVIKDAELRGVPSSGMICSAKELGLPNAPEKKGILVLEDGHAGEPFNL; from the coding sequence ATGAACGTATTTTACAACGAAAGTGGTATTGGAGAAGTACTGATTATTAAGTTAAAGGACACGCCGCGTCATTCAAAGTCTTTTGAGAAAAAAGGCGATGTGGTACAAATTAAAAATAATGAAACCGGAGAAGTAACCGGCTATAACGTTTTCGGGCAGCCGGATCAGGAATTTCGTTCTGAAGGACCGGTAGAAATGGATGAAAAGAAGCTTCACAAAGTGAATCAAATGATTCAGAAGAGCGGCTTTGATCATCAGATTGATGCAGATTTTTCACCTAAGTTTGTAGTGGGATACATTGAGGAAATGGATAAGCACCCGAATGCAGATAAGCTGAATATCTGTCAGGTAAATGTTGGAGAAGAGCGCCTTCAGATCGTCTGCGGTGCACCGAATGTGGATGCCGGTCAAAAGGTTGTTGTAGCTAAGGTCGGCGCAGTCATGCCGAGCGGAATGGTGATTAAAGATGCTGAGCTGAGAGGGGTACCTTCAAGTGGCATGATCTGTTCAGCGAAGGAACTTGGACTGCCAAATGCACCTGAGAAAAAAGGAATTCTTGTTTTAGAAGATGGACATGCAGGAGAACCATTCAACCTGTAA
- a CDS encoding 3-deoxy-7-phosphoheptulonate synthase yields MTNVELDQLRKKVDEMNLQLLELINQRAETVQEIGRVKEKQGMNRFEPVRERAMLDLLKEHNKGPFLNSTIEHIFKEIFKAGLELQKDDHRKALLVSRKKKNEDTVVTLKGESIGNGAPQFIFGPCAVESFEQVDAVAEQMKAKGLKLLRGGAYKPRTSPYDFQGLGLEGLQILKQVADKHDLAVISEIVNPAHIEEAADYIDVIQIGARNMQNFELLKAAGASKKPVLLKRGLSATIDEFVNAAEYIMAQGNDKIILCERGIRTYEKATRNTLDISAVPILKQETHLPVFVDVTHSTGRRDLLLPTAKAALAVGADGVMAEVHPDPAVALSDSAQQMNFEQFDHFWNAIQEYLGVHAK; encoded by the coding sequence ATGACGAATGTTGAATTAGACCAGCTTAGAAAGAAAGTAGATGAGATGAACCTTCAGCTGCTAGAACTGATTAATCAGCGCGCAGAGACGGTACAGGAAATTGGACGTGTGAAAGAAAAGCAGGGTATGAACCGCTTTGAACCTGTTCGTGAGCGGGCAATGCTTGATCTTTTGAAGGAACATAACAAAGGTCCGTTTTTGAATTCTACCATTGAGCATATTTTTAAAGAGATCTTTAAGGCAGGACTTGAATTACAAAAAGATGATCACCGTAAAGCGCTGCTTGTATCCCGTAAGAAGAAAAATGAGGATACAGTCGTAACGCTGAAAGGTGAGAGCATTGGTAATGGTGCGCCTCAATTTATCTTCGGACCATGTGCGGTAGAATCATTTGAGCAGGTGGACGCTGTAGCTGAACAAATGAAAGCAAAAGGACTGAAGCTGCTTCGCGGTGGAGCGTACAAGCCTAGAACATCTCCATACGACTTCCAGGGGCTTGGCCTTGAAGGTCTACAGATTCTGAAGCAGGTGGCAGATAAGCACGATCTTGCAGTCATCAGTGAAATTGTAAACCCGGCGCATATTGAAGAAGCAGCAGATTACATTGATGTGATTCAGATCGGCGCTCGTAATATGCAGAACTTTGAACTGTTAAAAGCAGCAGGAGCATCTAAAAAGCCTGTACTCCTAAAACGTGGTCTATCAGCAACGATTGATGAATTTGTCAATGCAGCTGAATATATTATGGCACAGGGTAACGATAAGATTATCCTTTGTGAACGCGGTATCCGTACGTATGAAAAAGCGACAAGAAACACGCTTGATATTTCAGCAGTGCCAATCCTGAAGCAGGAAACGCACTTACCTGTATTTGTAGATGTTACTCACTCTACCGGTCGTCGTGACCTGTTACTGCCGACTGCAAAAGCAGCACTTGCGGTAGGAGCTGACGGTGTGATGGCTGAAGTGCATCCAGA
- a CDS encoding tRNA (guanine-N(7)-)-methyltransferase, translating into MRARNKPWAEDHLKAHPQYVPAEPASHKGNWKKEVFGNANELHIEVGSGKGRFITEMAKMHPEVNYIAIELSESIAISALDLMLEADIPNVRLLTINAEILGDVFERGEVDRVYLNFSDPWPKTRHEKRRLTFKKFLDLYKTVLPENGEIHFKTDNRGLFEYSLQSFSAYGLLLTYVSLDLHNSDFEGNVMTEYEEKFSSLGQPIYRCEVRYQ; encoded by the coding sequence ATGAGAGCAAGGAATAAGCCGTGGGCTGAAGATCACTTAAAAGCTCACCCACAATATGTACCTGCAGAGCCCGCATCACATAAAGGTAATTGGAAAAAAGAAGTATTCGGTAACGCCAATGAACTTCACATTGAAGTCGGGTCAGGTAAAGGCAGGTTCATTACTGAAATGGCTAAAATGCATCCTGAAGTGAATTATATCGCCATTGAACTGTCAGAAAGCATTGCGATTTCAGCGCTTGACCTGATGCTTGAAGCTGATATCCCAAATGTAAGGCTGCTGACAATCAACGCTGAAATTCTCGGTGATGTATTCGAAAGAGGCGAAGTGGACCGCGTGTATCTGAACTTCTCAGATCCATGGCCAAAGACACGTCACGAAAAACGCCGCCTGACATTTAAAAAGTTCCTGGACCTGTATAAGACTGTTCTTCCTGAAAATGGTGAGATCCATTTCAAAACAGATAACAGAGGACTGTTTGAGTATTCACTCCAGAGCTTCTCAGCGTATGGACTGCTATTAACATACGTAAGTCTTGATCTTCACAACAGTGATTTTGAAGGCAATGTCATGACTGAATACGAAGAGAAGTTTTCTTCACTCGGCCAGCCGATCTATCGCTGCGAAGTGCGCTATCAATAA
- a CDS encoding phosphotransferase: MEHLFDDQDWEIISAGGASGEAFFARYHEQKLFLKRNSSPFLAVLSAEGIVPRLKWTKRLENGDVITAQHWLNGRELHADEMNGPRIAKMLKKIHSSRPLTSMLRRLGKEPYDPSLMYEEVADTLDMDLKYLPPVREALSFLRYHLDDISAESYVVCHGDVNHNNWLLSDVNELFLIDWDGAMLADPAVDVGMLLYWYVPEQEWSSWMSHYGEELTDDFRLRMKWYVVCQALVMLQWQKDKGRLHDVTKWMNFLQRTQKKENPK; the protein is encoded by the coding sequence TTGGAACATTTATTTGATGACCAGGACTGGGAGATCATATCTGCAGGAGGCGCTTCAGGTGAAGCCTTTTTTGCAAGATATCATGAACAGAAGCTTTTTCTTAAGCGCAACTCATCACCTTTTTTAGCTGTACTGTCAGCAGAAGGGATTGTGCCAAGGTTAAAGTGGACGAAACGACTTGAAAACGGTGATGTCATTACAGCACAGCACTGGCTGAACGGTCGTGAGCTTCATGCCGATGAAATGAACGGTCCCCGAATCGCGAAAATGCTGAAAAAAATTCATAGCTCCAGGCCATTAACTTCTATGCTGCGAAGACTGGGAAAAGAACCATACGACCCTTCTCTTATGTATGAAGAAGTTGCCGATACGCTTGATATGGATCTGAAGTATCTGCCGCCTGTAAGAGAAGCACTGTCTTTTTTACGTTATCACCTTGATGACATTTCGGCGGAAAGCTATGTCGTCTGCCATGGAGATGTGAATCATAATAACTGGCTTTTATCAGATGTGAATGAATTATTTTTAATAGACTGGGATGGCGCCATGCTCGCAGATCCAGCGGTTGATGTAGGTATGCTTTTATACTGGTACGTACCTGAGCAGGAATGGAGCAGCTGGATGTCTCACTACGGTGAAGAACTGACCGATGACTTCAGACTGCGCATGAAATGGTATGTCGTCTGTCAGGCACTTGTCATGCTGCAATGGCAAAAAGACAAAGGCCGCCTGCACGATGTGACCAAGTGGATGAACTTCCTCCAGCGCACCCAAAAGAAAGAAAACCCGAAGTAG
- a CDS encoding UDP-N-acetylmuramate--alanine ligase, translated as MTSFHFVGIKGSGMSPLAQILHDMNHDVQGSDIDKRFFTQKPLEDRGIEILPFNKENIKPDMTVIAGNAFPDDHEEIQAAKDQGIELIRYHKFLGDFMNKYISVGVSGAHGKTSTTGLLAHVMQGADQTSYLIGDGSGKGYEDSKYFVFEACEYRRHFLSYSPDYMIMTNIDFDHPDYFADIDDVFSAFQDMAKQVNKGIIACGDDEHLQSLVANVPVLFYGFNEENDFQARNVETSPSGTSFDVFVRNEYFASFEIPMYGDHTILNALSVIALCHYEGISTEVVQEQLKTFGGVKRRFTEKHIGGRTLIDDYAHHPTEIRATLDSASKKYPDREIVAIFQPHTFTRTQTFLEEFADCLKGADHVYLCEIFGSARENHGKLSISDLQNKIEGAEILTVEDPSVLGKHEDGVFLFMGAGDVQKFQEAFEDWISQQSE; from the coding sequence ATGACAAGTTTTCACTTTGTAGGAATTAAAGGATCGGGGATGAGTCCCCTTGCTCAAATTCTTCACGATATGAATCACGACGTACAGGGATCGGATATTGATAAGCGCTTCTTTACACAAAAGCCTCTTGAAGACAGAGGGATTGAAATACTGCCTTTTAATAAAGAAAATATTAAGCCGGATATGACTGTCATTGCCGGAAATGCATTTCCTGATGACCATGAAGAAATTCAGGCAGCAAAAGATCAGGGAATTGAACTCATCAGATATCATAAATTCCTTGGTGATTTTATGAACAAATACATTTCTGTCGGCGTTTCAGGTGCACACGGTAAAACATCAACAACCGGACTGCTTGCTCACGTGATGCAGGGTGCGGATCAGACTTCGTATCTGATTGGTGACGGGTCAGGAAAAGGATATGAAGACAGCAAATATTTTGTTTTTGAAGCCTGCGAATACCGCAGACATTTTCTTTCATACTCCCCTGATTATATGATCATGACAAACATTGATTTTGACCATCCGGATTACTTTGCTGATATTGATGACGTGTTCTCAGCATTTCAGGATATGGCTAAGCAGGTAAACAAGGGCATCATTGCTTGCGGTGATGATGAACACCTTCAGAGCCTGGTTGCAAACGTACCTGTATTGTTTTACGGATTTAACGAAGAGAATGATTTCCAGGCGCGTAATGTAGAAACGTCGCCATCAGGTACTTCTTTTGATGTGTTCGTCAGAAACGAATACTTCGCATCTTTTGAGATTCCGATGTATGGAGATCATACAATTCTTAACGCACTTTCAGTAATTGCGCTTTGTCACTATGAAGGCATTTCTACTGAAGTTGTACAGGAGCAGCTGAAGACATTCGGCGGTGTGAAAAGACGTTTTACTGAAAAACATATCGGCGGCAGAACGCTGATCGATGACTATGCACACCACCCGACAGAGATCAGAGCAACGCTTGACTCTGCTTCAAAGAAATATCCTGATAGAGAAATTGTTGCGATCTTCCAGCCGCATACTTTTACAAGAACACAGACGTTCCTTGAAGAGTTTGCAGATTGCTTAAAAGGCGCAGATCATGTATATCTTTGTGAAATCTTCGGCTCGGCACGTGAAAATCACGGCAAGCTGTCCATTTCAGATCTGCAAAACAAAATCGAAGGTGCAGAGATCCTCACTGTAGAAGATCCATCTGTACTCGGCAAACATGAAGACGGCGTATTCCTCTTTATGGGTGCAGGAGACGTACAAAAATTCCAGGAAGCTTTTGAAGACTGGATTTCTCAGCAATCTGAATAA